Proteins encoded in a region of the Stieleria neptunia genome:
- a CDS encoding sulfatase-like hydrolase/transferase, which produces MATLTVLATAFLFAEFLSGTMLRAESADRPNIVLILADDLGFSDLGCYGGEIQTPNLDALAENGLRFTQFYNTGRCWPTRGSMMTGYYAQQIRRDYLPGVPSGGGNRSLRPDWAVLLPEMLSHVGYRSYHTGKWHIDDTPTNCGFVKTSLNRTGRYFNPKTGPNGKPLRPLEFDEEFYLTSAMADDAITNLKEHAEQHPDQPFFQYLAFTAPHFPLHALPEDIAVYADTYTEGWESIRRERWQQMQAMGILDPESARHVSPVERDLGPPYHFPEAFEILGDGETNRPVAWNRLTDKQKSFQATKMAIHAAMVHRMDIAIGRVLDQVRAMGCWEDTIVMFLSDNGASAEIMVRGDGHDPAQPPGSALTYLCLGPGWSTTSNTPFRRHKTWTHEGGIATPFIVSWPNRIKDRGQFRRNPQHVIDVAATLLDLTGATHPDDAPSPPGSSFLADLEDDHSADERTLWWYHDGHRAIRRGRWKAVSPVGEPWELYDLSNDRIESVDLALPHADILAELVAAWEQQLQESIELATKDLSDEARGKKAQWTRQSAVMSKAQQDGRIKRTQVLPNGESFFVADRHAFLMKPDAPAKTKLGKPWVFYAPALSRYPDTHESWMHQQFLDAGIAVAGIDVGEAYGSPHSQPFFDALYDEMTSRGYSTKPALLGRSRGGLYVSRFAIERPERVAAIGGIYPVLDYTSYPGVERAAAVYGVSADELQQRQDELNPVKNLDVIAEAGIPVYVIHGTDDRVVPIERNSAVLESAYQSAGNESAITLERVDGQGHNFWEGFFRSQKLIDFLIAAAKGD; this is translated from the coding sequence ATGGCTACATTGACAGTACTCGCGACTGCATTCCTGTTCGCGGAGTTCCTGTCTGGGACGATGCTCAGGGCCGAGTCGGCTGATCGTCCCAACATCGTTCTGATCTTGGCCGATGATTTGGGGTTCTCGGATTTGGGGTGTTACGGCGGCGAGATCCAGACGCCGAACTTGGATGCGTTGGCCGAAAACGGGTTGCGGTTCACCCAGTTCTACAACACCGGACGCTGCTGGCCGACGCGCGGTTCGATGATGACCGGCTACTACGCCCAGCAGATTCGTCGCGACTATTTGCCGGGCGTTCCCAGCGGCGGAGGCAACCGCAGTCTGCGACCGGACTGGGCCGTGCTGCTACCGGAGATGTTGTCGCACGTGGGCTATCGCTCTTATCACACAGGCAAATGGCATATCGACGATACGCCGACCAACTGCGGGTTTGTGAAAACGTCGCTGAACCGGACAGGGCGTTACTTCAACCCCAAAACCGGTCCGAACGGAAAGCCTCTGCGACCGCTGGAGTTCGACGAGGAGTTTTACTTGACCAGCGCGATGGCTGATGATGCGATTACAAATTTGAAGGAACACGCCGAACAGCATCCCGACCAACCGTTCTTTCAATACCTCGCCTTCACCGCGCCGCACTTTCCGCTGCACGCCCTGCCTGAAGACATCGCCGTCTATGCCGACACCTACACGGAAGGCTGGGAGTCGATTCGTCGAGAGCGTTGGCAGCAGATGCAAGCGATGGGAATTTTGGATCCCGAATCCGCTCGCCACGTTTCGCCGGTCGAACGAGACTTGGGGCCGCCGTATCACTTTCCCGAAGCCTTCGAAATTCTTGGCGACGGAGAAACCAACCGGCCCGTTGCGTGGAATCGATTAACCGACAAACAGAAGTCGTTCCAGGCGACCAAGATGGCAATCCATGCGGCCATGGTCCACCGGATGGACATCGCGATTGGACGTGTCTTGGACCAAGTCCGAGCGATGGGCTGCTGGGAAGACACGATTGTGATGTTTCTGTCCGACAATGGTGCCAGCGCCGAAATCATGGTCCGCGGTGACGGACATGATCCCGCCCAGCCGCCGGGGTCGGCACTGACCTATTTGTGCCTCGGCCCCGGTTGGTCGACGACCTCCAACACGCCGTTTCGACGCCACAAAACGTGGACGCACGAAGGCGGCATCGCGACTCCGTTCATCGTCTCCTGGCCGAACCGAATCAAAGACCGCGGCCAATTTCGCCGCAACCCCCAGCACGTGATCGACGTGGCCGCAACGTTGTTGGACTTGACCGGCGCGACGCACCCCGACGACGCCCCGTCGCCGCCCGGGAGCAGTTTTCTGGCAGACCTTGAAGACGACCACTCCGCCGATGAACGGACGCTTTGGTGGTACCACGACGGCCACCGGGCGATCCGACGGGGCCGCTGGAAAGCCGTGTCTCCCGTCGGTGAACCGTGGGAGCTGTACGATCTGTCGAATGACCGGATCGAGTCGGTGGATCTTGCCTTGCCGCACGCCGATATCCTGGCCGAGTTGGTCGCGGCGTGGGAACAGCAACTTCAGGAATCGATCGAACTCGCCACCAAAGATCTCAGTGACGAAGCCCGTGGGAAGAAAGCTCAGTGGACTCGCCAGTCTGCCGTGATGTCCAAGGCCCAGCAGGACGGACGCATCAAACGCACCCAAGTACTGCCCAACGGAGAATCGTTCTTCGTCGCCGATCGGCATGCGTTTTTGATGAAACCCGATGCGCCGGCAAAGACCAAGCTCGGCAAGCCGTGGGTTTTTTACGCGCCCGCGCTGTCCCGCTATCCCGACACGCATGAGTCGTGGATGCACCAACAGTTTCTCGATGCCGGGATCGCCGTCGCGGGAATCGACGTGGGGGAAGCCTATGGAAGCCCGCACAGCCAACCGTTCTTTGACGCGCTGTACGATGAAATGACGTCTCGCGGATACAGCACCAAGCCGGCCTTGCTGGGGCGTAGTCGAGGCGGTTTGTACGTCAGCCGGTTTGCGATCGAGCGTCCCGAACGCGTCGCGGCAATCGGCGGGATCTATCCGGTGCTGGACTACACCAGCTATCCGGGCGTAGAACGGGCCGCGGCGGTCTACGGGGTTTCTGCGGATGAACTTCAACAGCGACAAGATGAACTCAATCCCGTCAAAAACTTGGACGTGATCGCCGAAGCCGGCATCCCCGTATACGTGATTCATGGAACCGACGACCGGGTGGTTCCGATCGAACGGAATTCGGCGGTGTTGGAATCGGCTTACCAATCGGCCGGCAATGAGTCCGCGATCACGCTCGAACGCGTCGATGGCCAAGGACACAATTTCTGGGAAGGCTTTTTCCGCAGCCAGAAGTTGATCGATTTCTTGATCGCTGCGGCCAAAGGCGACTGA
- a CDS encoding PSD1 and planctomycete cytochrome C domain-containing protein, translated as MNRLFFSLSLLAATSSVGFLGNKLAAETLAAEPPVGNKLSFDRDIRPILSENCFACHGFDAKAREADLRLDTRQGATEDAEAIVPGDPQASLFVERILSTDHDEMMPPPESGRTLTAVQKEKLIQWIEQGAEYETHWAFTAPTAPTPPKVDGVDHPIDRFVRAKLDANGIAPSPPADATTLLRRVSLDLTGLPPTLEQVEAFQREAQTDPDAAYQSLVNRLLASSHHGERWGRWWLDQARYADSHGYSIDGPRQIWKFRDWVIDAINTDMPFDQFTVEQLAGDLLPDATTDQKVATGFHRNTQINQEGGVDPEQFRVDSIFDRVGTTGTVWLGLTIGCAQCHDHKFDPITQKDFYRMFAFLNNQDEPNLKVYPDDVDAPKLGVEKKRLENELRTLVDQHADSVAAWEQALDDDDSVRQDLADDVKKAIGVDAKKRKLTDKLTILAASGALDSLDEVKTKQARIAAIDRELAKGVSTMVLSERSTPRQTTVFIKGDFTRPDEPVQPGTPAVLHPLNSEQELATRLDLARWLVADENPLTARVIANRIWQQYFGRGLVETDSDFGLQGTSPSHPELLDWLAVSFRESGWSMKELHRQIVMSQTYRQSSLARADLSEVDPLNLLLARQNRLRIDAEIVRDVALVASGLFAPKMGGPPVFPPIPDGVMSLGQVRRSWNASKGEDRYRRGLYTFVYRATPPPALNVFDAPDGQSSCTRRIRSNTPLQALTLLNDAAFFEFAQALQKRIEDEGLESAFIRCTTRKPMKEELELLEQLGSLGAARALLNLDETINRE; from the coding sequence ATGAATCGCCTGTTCTTCAGTCTTTCTTTGCTTGCCGCGACCAGTTCTGTCGGCTTTCTTGGTAACAAGTTGGCGGCTGAGACATTGGCTGCGGAGCCCCCGGTCGGAAACAAATTGAGTTTCGATCGCGACATTCGACCAATCTTGTCGGAAAACTGCTTTGCCTGTCATGGGTTCGACGCCAAAGCGCGCGAGGCGGACTTGCGACTGGATACACGCCAAGGGGCGACCGAAGATGCCGAGGCAATCGTCCCGGGCGACCCGCAGGCGAGCCTGTTCGTCGAGCGAATTTTGTCGACCGATCACGACGAGATGATGCCGCCGCCGGAATCGGGCCGAACCTTGACGGCCGTCCAAAAAGAAAAACTGATCCAGTGGATCGAGCAGGGAGCCGAGTACGAAACGCACTGGGCCTTTACCGCGCCGACCGCACCGACGCCGCCGAAGGTCGACGGCGTTGACCACCCAATCGATCGCTTCGTGCGGGCCAAACTCGACGCAAACGGGATCGCACCGTCACCGCCTGCCGACGCGACAACCTTGCTTCGTCGAGTCAGTCTGGATCTAACAGGCTTGCCGCCGACGCTTGAACAGGTGGAAGCGTTCCAGCGGGAGGCTCAAACCGATCCGGATGCCGCTTACCAATCGCTGGTGAATCGTTTGCTCGCCAGTTCGCACCACGGAGAACGTTGGGGGCGATGGTGGCTCGACCAAGCTCGTTACGCCGACAGCCACGGGTATTCCATCGACGGTCCACGCCAGATTTGGAAGTTCCGTGACTGGGTCATCGACGCGATCAACACCGACATGCCATTTGACCAATTTACCGTCGAGCAGTTGGCCGGTGATTTATTGCCCGACGCAACGACCGACCAAAAAGTCGCAACGGGTTTCCACCGCAACACGCAAATCAACCAGGAAGGCGGCGTCGATCCGGAACAGTTTCGTGTCGACAGCATCTTTGATCGAGTTGGCACCACGGGGACCGTTTGGCTGGGGTTAACGATTGGTTGTGCGCAGTGCCACGACCATAAATTTGATCCGATCACCCAAAAAGACTTTTACCGGATGTTTGCGTTCTTGAACAATCAAGACGAACCGAACCTGAAGGTCTATCCCGACGACGTCGACGCGCCCAAACTTGGTGTCGAGAAAAAGCGACTTGAAAATGAGTTGCGAACGCTTGTTGACCAGCATGCCGATTCGGTCGCCGCATGGGAACAAGCCCTCGATGACGATGACTCGGTCAGGCAAGACCTGGCCGACGATGTCAAAAAAGCCATCGGCGTTGACGCCAAAAAACGCAAACTCACCGACAAGCTGACGATCCTTGCGGCCAGCGGTGCCTTGGACTCGTTGGACGAAGTCAAAACCAAGCAAGCTCGCATTGCAGCCATCGATCGAGAATTGGCGAAAGGGGTTTCGACGATGGTGTTGTCCGAGCGTTCCACGCCACGACAAACAACGGTCTTTATCAAAGGTGACTTCACCCGCCCTGACGAGCCCGTTCAACCGGGCACGCCCGCCGTCCTGCATCCGCTCAACAGCGAGCAGGAATTGGCAACTCGACTGGATTTGGCCCGTTGGTTGGTTGCCGACGAAAACCCTTTGACGGCGCGCGTGATTGCGAACCGAATCTGGCAACAGTACTTCGGCCGAGGGCTCGTCGAAACCGACAGCGACTTTGGATTGCAAGGAACCTCGCCGTCGCATCCGGAATTGCTGGATTGGTTGGCGGTGTCGTTTCGCGAGTCCGGTTGGAGCATGAAGGAACTGCACCGCCAAATCGTGATGTCGCAAACCTACCGCCAGAGTTCGTTGGCGCGCGCAGACTTGAGCGAGGTCGATCCGCTCAATCTACTGCTGGCGAGACAAAACCGCTTGCGAATCGATGCCGAAATTGTGCGCGACGTCGCACTCGTTGCGAGTGGATTGTTCGCTCCGAAGATGGGCGGCCCACCGGTGTTCCCACCGATTCCTGATGGAGTGATGTCGTTGGGTCAAGTGCGGCGTAGCTGGAATGCCAGCAAAGGGGAAGATCGCTATCGTCGTGGCTTGTACACGTTCGTCTATCGGGCCACACCACCGCCGGCACTCAACGTGTTCGACGCTCCCGACGGGCAAAGCAGTTGCACGCGGCGAATTCGCAGCAACACGCCCCTGCAAGCACTCACGTTGCTCAACGACGCCGCGTTCTTCGAATTCGCCCAAGCGCTGCAAAAACGCATCGAAGACGAAGGGCTGGAGTCTGCCTTCATCCGCTGCACCACACGCAAACCGATGAAAGAAGAACTCGAGCTGCTCGAACAACTCGGTTCGCTCGGCGCGGCGCGGGCCCTCTTGAACCTCGATGAAACCATCAATCGCGAATAA
- a CDS encoding DUF1501 domain-containing protein, whose protein sequence is MHPHHDVELQASTRRHFFSDCAMGIGSIALASLMADKSLGDDPMAAIKNPLEPRVAHFPPKVKSVIFLFMAGGPSQLETFDYKPKLNELSGQPIPESFTKGKRFAFMSSSHRTDLLGFRPKFQQHGENGIWVSDYLPHTAGIVDELSLVKTCSTDLFNHAPAKLFMNTGTGQFGRPSLGAWTTYGLGSECDNLPGFVVLQSGPRGPRGGAVHWSSGMLPTTYQGVPLRNQGDPILNLSTPDSVTQTQQRQLVDTLKELNLKRLVATGDPEIGTRINAYEMAYRMQSSAPELMDTSDEKAETFEQYGIKDPNESSYARNCLLARRLVERGVRFVQLYHTNWDHHGGPTENLETHLPKICEEIDKSTAGLIADLKQRGLLDETLVIWGGEFGRTPMGEVRQSTGRNHHIDAFTMWFAGGGFKPGHVYGETDEFGFGPVENPCHVRDIHATILHQLGLDHERLSVRFQGLDVRLTGVEEARVLKDMLV, encoded by the coding sequence ATGCATCCTCATCATGACGTCGAACTCCAGGCTTCGACACGGCGCCATTTCTTCAGCGACTGCGCGATGGGCATCGGTTCGATCGCCTTGGCATCGTTGATGGCCGACAAATCGCTCGGCGACGATCCGATGGCTGCGATCAAGAATCCGCTCGAACCTCGCGTCGCCCATTTTCCACCGAAAGTGAAGAGCGTGATTTTTCTGTTCATGGCGGGCGGGCCGTCACAGCTCGAGACGTTCGACTACAAACCGAAATTGAACGAACTCAGCGGCCAACCGATCCCTGAAAGTTTCACCAAGGGAAAGCGGTTCGCGTTCATGAGCAGTAGCCACCGCACGGACCTGCTCGGGTTCCGCCCCAAATTCCAACAGCATGGCGAAAACGGAATCTGGGTCAGCGATTATTTGCCACATACGGCCGGCATCGTCGACGAGCTGAGTCTCGTGAAAACGTGCAGCACCGATTTGTTCAACCATGCGCCGGCAAAGTTGTTCATGAACACGGGAACCGGCCAGTTCGGTCGGCCGAGCTTGGGGGCTTGGACGACGTACGGCTTGGGCAGCGAATGCGACAACCTGCCCGGGTTTGTTGTCTTGCAAAGTGGTCCACGTGGCCCGCGCGGTGGAGCGGTTCACTGGAGTAGCGGCATGTTGCCGACCACTTATCAGGGCGTGCCGCTGCGAAATCAAGGCGACCCCATTTTGAATCTCTCAACGCCCGATTCGGTCACCCAAACCCAGCAACGACAACTTGTCGACACGCTGAAAGAATTGAACCTGAAGCGTCTCGTGGCAACCGGCGATCCGGAAATCGGAACCCGCATCAATGCCTATGAAATGGCCTACCGAATGCAATCGAGTGCACCGGAACTGATGGACACGAGCGACGAAAAGGCCGAGACGTTTGAGCAGTATGGCATCAAGGATCCGAATGAATCGAGTTATGCGCGCAACTGTCTACTGGCGCGTCGGTTGGTCGAACGTGGCGTGCGGTTTGTGCAGTTGTATCACACGAATTGGGACCACCACGGCGGACCGACGGAGAATCTGGAGACACACTTGCCAAAGATTTGCGAAGAGATCGACAAGTCGACCGCCGGTTTGATCGCAGATCTCAAGCAGCGTGGATTGCTTGACGAAACGCTGGTGATCTGGGGTGGTGAGTTTGGTCGGACACCGATGGGTGAAGTGCGTCAATCGACCGGTCGCAACCACCATATCGATGCGTTCACGATGTGGTTCGCCGGCGGCGGATTTAAGCCGGGTCATGTCTACGGCGAGACGGATGAGTTTGGTTTCGGTCCGGTCGAGAACCCTTGTCACGTGCGAGACATTCACGCCACGATTTTGCACCAATTGGGGCTGGATCACGAGCGATTGAGCGTGCGATTCCAGGGGCTTGATGTGCGTTTGACCGGGGTGGAAGAGGCTCGTGTTCTCAAGGACATGTTGGTGTAG
- the pap gene encoding polyphosphate:AMP phosphotransferase, with protein MFDAAELGQRVSQREFKERELELRTKLLTLQYRTNELARFPVLIDFAGVEGAGKATAINMLNMWMDPRWIRTIGYQRPTHLEAARPRFWRYWRDMPPKGRIGLYLSGRYSEPLLGRVYGEIDEREFDNRLSEIIRFENALVDDGALILKFWMHLGATQQEARLRELEADPLLSYQVTQEDWNNHEHYDDFIAAAERLITRTNRGAASWHIVEGGNENYRHLRVGEIIAAELARHLDAQERTAAAASDPVRVASPDMPKVDTVFDALDLTRSVPKSEYKKEIKTGQARLGELGRKAQAMEQSTVLVFEGPDASGKGGAIRRTVWSLDARTYRVFQFAAPTEEERAHHYLWRFWRHLPRAGHVSVFDRSWYGRVLVERAEGFASEDEWRRAYNEINDFEHQIVDHGILLLKFWLHIDEDEQLKRFKKREKSLYKHWKLTDEDWRNRELWQAYKQYGQDIIQYTSTKKAPWILVEAKNKQYARLKVLQTVIDHLQERLG; from the coding sequence ATGTTCGACGCGGCAGAGCTGGGGCAACGTGTTAGCCAGCGTGAATTCAAGGAACGGGAGCTCGAGCTGCGGACCAAGCTGCTGACGTTGCAGTATCGCACGAACGAACTCGCACGATTTCCTGTCCTGATCGACTTTGCCGGCGTGGAAGGGGCCGGCAAGGCCACGGCGATCAACATGCTGAACATGTGGATGGATCCGCGTTGGATCCGGACGATCGGGTACCAGCGGCCGACGCATCTGGAAGCGGCACGCCCGCGGTTTTGGCGGTACTGGCGCGACATGCCGCCCAAAGGCCGCATCGGTCTGTACCTCAGCGGCCGTTACTCCGAGCCGTTGCTGGGCCGGGTCTATGGCGAGATCGACGAGCGGGAATTCGACAATCGCCTGTCCGAAATCATCCGTTTCGAAAACGCGCTGGTGGACGACGGCGCGCTGATTTTGAAGTTCTGGATGCACCTCGGCGCCACCCAGCAGGAAGCGCGTCTCCGAGAGCTCGAGGCCGATCCGCTGCTGAGCTACCAGGTCACCCAGGAAGATTGGAACAACCACGAGCACTACGACGATTTCATCGCGGCCGCCGAACGGCTGATCACCCGGACCAACCGCGGCGCCGCGTCGTGGCACATCGTCGAAGGGGGCAATGAGAACTACCGGCACCTCCGCGTCGGCGAAATCATCGCCGCCGAACTGGCTCGCCATCTCGACGCGCAAGAGCGAACAGCGGCCGCCGCGTCGGATCCGGTGCGGGTCGCCAGCCCCGACATGCCCAAGGTCGACACGGTCTTCGATGCGCTCGACCTGACACGCTCGGTGCCGAAGTCGGAGTACAAGAAAGAGATCAAAACCGGCCAGGCTCGACTCGGCGAACTCGGTCGCAAGGCCCAGGCCATGGAACAGTCGACCGTACTCGTTTTCGAAGGTCCCGACGCCAGTGGCAAAGGCGGCGCGATCCGCCGCACGGTCTGGAGTTTGGATGCCCGCACCTACCGCGTCTTCCAGTTCGCCGCACCCACCGAAGAGGAGCGCGCGCATCACTACCTGTGGCGTTTTTGGCGCCACCTGCCACGAGCGGGCCATGTTTCAGTGTTCGATCGAAGCTGGTACGGGCGGGTGCTCGTCGAACGCGCCGAGGGCTTCGCCAGCGAGGACGAGTGGCGGCGCGCCTACAACGAGATCAATGACTTCGAGCACCAGATCGTCGATCACGGCATCCTGCTGCTCAAGTTTTGGCTGCACATCGACGAGGACGAACAGCTCAAACGCTTCAAGAAACGCGAGAAATCGCTGTACAAGCACTGGAAGCTGACCGACGAGGACTGGCGCAACCGCGAACTGTGGCAAGCCTACAAACAGTACGGACAGGACATCATCCAGTACACGAGCACCAAAAAAGCACCCTGGATCCTCGTGGAGGCGAAGAACAAGCAGTATGCCCGCCTCAAGGTCTTGCAGACCGTGATCGATCATCTGCAGGAAAGGCTCGGCTGA
- a CDS encoding efflux RND transporter periplasmic adaptor subunit — MTDPTSPAAKPNFLQTLSQGLPTLLVLVVMAGGWLAIHKINNPAAIETQTEDAQQPADPNTVILPEGKLAVARIQTVPAQRQWVQHVHTVPGRLRYDQTRHVDVKAPMDGILSEILVTPGDAVASGQLIAVLRSPEIGQARAEILKRQKEREIAGQVLARETTLSKNLQLLSEMLDRGESVEVIEAAFADEALGSYRQEILSSYSKMKLADTLIAKIQPLVESGSVSGRTARQREGERQLAETAFRTARDQATFAAEQAKLKAEAELSQADRQLNLAWQSLETLLGYKEDKRTANLSNEEALSRLEVRAPFDGTVESRMFADNERVSRGDSLIVLANTDSLYVEASLRESDWSAVSLQPGTEISVRVPALENQTFGANIHYVGREVQSDTNSVPLVARIDNRDGLLRPGMFVRVTIPIGQGRQALSVKPESVIQHDNQQFVFVDLDGGSYRRVDVTTGDVSDDWVEITAGLSPQQRVVTEGAFLLKSELLLQGEGE, encoded by the coding sequence ATGACCGATCCAACGAGCCCCGCCGCCAAGCCGAATTTCTTGCAGACACTTTCGCAGGGTCTTCCAACACTGCTGGTGTTGGTCGTCATGGCCGGCGGCTGGCTGGCGATCCACAAAATCAACAACCCCGCGGCGATCGAAACACAGACCGAGGACGCCCAGCAGCCCGCCGATCCGAATACCGTGATCCTGCCCGAGGGCAAGCTGGCGGTCGCGCGGATCCAAACCGTTCCGGCCCAGCGTCAATGGGTTCAACATGTTCACACCGTTCCGGGCAGACTGCGCTACGACCAAACCAGACACGTCGACGTGAAAGCCCCGATGGATGGGATTTTGTCTGAAATCTTGGTGACCCCCGGCGACGCCGTGGCCAGCGGTCAGCTGATCGCCGTTTTGCGCAGTCCCGAAATCGGACAGGCACGTGCCGAAATCTTGAAACGCCAAAAGGAGCGTGAGATCGCGGGGCAGGTGCTGGCACGGGAAACGACACTTTCCAAAAACCTGCAGCTGCTCTCGGAGATGCTCGATCGGGGGGAATCTGTCGAGGTGATCGAAGCCGCGTTCGCCGACGAGGCCTTGGGCAGCTACCGGCAAGAGATTTTGTCGAGCTACTCGAAAATGAAGTTGGCCGACACGTTGATCGCCAAGATTCAACCCTTGGTCGAATCGGGATCGGTTTCAGGACGGACGGCGCGGCAGCGCGAGGGCGAGCGGCAACTGGCCGAAACGGCGTTCCGAACCGCCCGCGACCAGGCGACGTTCGCCGCCGAACAAGCAAAACTGAAAGCCGAAGCCGAGTTATCTCAGGCCGACCGTCAACTGAATCTGGCATGGCAGTCGCTCGAAACCTTGCTCGGATACAAGGAAGACAAACGAACCGCAAATCTGAGCAACGAAGAAGCGTTGTCGCGACTGGAAGTCCGCGCCCCCTTTGACGGGACCGTCGAATCGCGGATGTTCGCCGACAACGAACGCGTCTCACGTGGCGACTCCCTGATCGTGCTGGCCAACACCGATTCGTTGTACGTCGAAGCGAGTCTTCGCGAAAGCGATTGGTCCGCGGTGTCGCTGCAACCCGGAACGGAGATCTCGGTCCGCGTTCCGGCGTTGGAGAACCAGACCTTCGGCGCAAACATTCACTACGTCGGTCGCGAAGTTCAATCCGACACCAACTCCGTCCCGTTGGTCGCAAGAATCGACAATCGCGACGGCCTGTTGCGGCCGGGCATGTTTGTCCGCGTGACGATTCCCATCGGCCAAGGCCGCCAAGCGTTGTCGGTCAAACCCGAATCGGTGATCCAACACGACAACCAGCAATTCGTCTTCGTCGACCTCGATGGCGGTTCCTATCGACGCGTCGACGTGACCACCGGCGACGTCTCGGACGACTGGGTGGAAATCACGGCAGGATTGTCGCCGCAACAAAGGGTCGTGACCGAAGGGGCGTTCCTGCTGAAGTCCGAACTGTTGCTGCAAGGCGAAGGCGAGTGA